The nucleotide window GACCGACCACGAACCCAGCACACTGGCGGGAATCGTGGTCATGACCGATGGCCAAAATAATGGCGGCGTGGACTTGGGCAGTGCGACGGCGCTGGCCCGACGTGCCGGGGTTTCGGTGTACCCGGTCGGCTTGGGCAGCAGTCGTCCGGCGACAAACGTTCGCGTGGTCGATCTGGATGCCCCCAAACGCGTCTATCCGGGCGACAAGTTTGCCGTGTCGGCGGTGTTGCAGGGCAGCGGCGCCCGTCCGATCGAAGTCGAAGTCCAATTGCTGGACGGATTGGATCAAACGGCCGGAAGCGACGGCAATGCGTCCACCGATGGTGGCGATACCGCCGTCGATTTGCCGCCCAACGTGATCGACAGCCGACGTGTGACTTTGCCGGTGGACGGGACGTTGTCGGGACTGCGTTTTGAAATGGAACCAGAATCCGTCGGCCGACGTCGCGTGGCGGTACGTATCGTTGCACCGGAGGGTGACACGAACGTGCGTGATGACGCCCAGGCGGCGCGATACGAGGTCGTGTCCCGTAAGTTGCGAGTGATGGCGGTCGCCGGTGGTCCCACCCGCGAATACCGGTTCGTGCGAAACTTGTTGTACCGGGACAATTCGGTGGAACTGGACGTCTGGCTGCAGACCGGGCAACCCGGGATGAGCCAAGACGCGGATTTGGTTCTGACGGACTTTCCCGAAACACCCGAAGACCTGTTCGAGTATGACGCGATCATCATGTTCGATCCCGATTGGCGATCGTTCAATGCGGAATCGTTGCAGTTGATCGAACGATGGTTGGCCGAACAGGCCGGTGGGCTGATTTTGGTCGCCGGTCCGGTTTATCACCCCCTGTTTTTCCGCGGGCGAACCGATCCCCGCATCAGCACCGTACGAGGGTTCTTTCCGGTCGATCTGGCCACACGCGGTGCTTTGTTGGGTGGGGGTCGCCAGGGCGGTGATGATGCTTGGCCGCTGGACTTCACGCCGGACGCGCAACGAGCGGAATTCTTGTGGATCGATCAAGACCCGACGTCCAGCTTCCAAATCTGGGACGAATTCGATGGCGTCTATGACTTTGTGGGTGTCAAAGGACTGAAACCGGGCGCGAAAGCGTATTCACGATTTTCCGATCCGACCACGCGTGTCGGTGACGAATTGCCGGTCTTCATGGCGTCACAGTTTTACGGTTCGGGTCGAACGTATTTTCAGGCCAGCGGTGAAATGTGGCGATTGCGGCAAGCCAGCGACGCCTACTTTGACCGCTATTACACGCAGTTGATCCGCTGGGCCAGCGAAGGACGTTTGCTGCGTGACAGTAATCGTGGTGTGCTGTTGGTCGACAATTCCAAAGCGATGGTGGGCGATACGATCGCAATCCGCGCGGTGTTAACCGACGACCAGTTCGAACCGTTGCAGGTACCCAAGGTTCCGGTGAAGGTGTTGACGCCCGGTGGCACCGTGATGGATCTGGATTTGACGCCGACGCCGGGCCAACCACGCCCGGGAACCTATGGCGGACGTCTGATCGTGCGCGAGGCCGGCGGATATGAAATTCGATTGACGTTGGGCGATGCTTTGGCCGAACAGGTGCTGCGGCAAAGCGTTCAAGTGCGATTACCAACCGTTGAACTGGAGCGACCGCGACGAAACGATGACGCCCTGACGTCGTTGGCGGATCTGACCGCCGGCCGCTTCTTCCCATTGGATGATCCGGCGTCGACCAACACGGTGGCCGATGAATTGGTGCGCGTCATACGACCTCAACCACAGACCACGGTCCTGCCCGGTAACACTGACCAAGACTTTACTCGACGCCGAAACGCCGCACTGATGTGGCTGATCGCGACGTTTTTGACCTTCGAATGGGTGACCCGACGTCTGCACCGTCTGGCATGACGGCCATTACCGACGGTTCATTTTTGACCACTGCTTGACCTTGATCCAACGCCGCAACGACTGAATCCAACTTCCATGTCTTCCGCAAGTTCCCTTGACCCGAAACTGGCTTCGCTGATCGATCAGTTGCGATCGCGAATCCGCCGGTACGTCGCTTGGGATGCGTTGTTGGCGGCATTGGTCATTGTGTTGGCCGGATTTTGGATCGGATTGGCGTTGGATTACCTGCCGGTAAAGTTGGGCGGGACGGAGATGCCGCGGTCGGCGCGGATGTTGTTGTTAATTGCCATCGCCGCTTTATTGTTATTTGTGGTGTCGCGGCTGCTGATCGGTCGTCTGACGCGGCCGTTGCCCGATGACTCTTTGGCGTTGTTGATCGAACGCAAGCATCCATCGTTGGGCGGACGACTGGTCACGGCGGTGCAGTTGACGCGACCGGGGCGCCAGGGGGATTCGCATGATGACCGTTTGCTGGGACGCGTGCATCGTGAAGCGGTGACCGGCGCCGACGACGTGGATTTGGGGTCGGTATTCCAGTGGCGACCACTGCTTCGAAAAATCGGTGTGCTACTGCCGCTGGCCTTGGCCGCATTGTTGCTGTTGGTGATCAGTCCCCAGACCGCTTGGACCGCCGCGTCACGGTTGATGTTGTTCAGCGACCAGCCATGGCCGCGACGTGCGTCTTTGGAAATGGTCGGGGTGGAATTGCCGCGAATCACCGCGGGTGAACAAGACGATGCGGAACCGCTGTTCGTCGAATTCGATGGCACGACGGTTCGTCTGCCTCGCGGCAGCGATCCGGTACTGCGTATTCGCGCCAAGGCGGACGATGACGCGATCGTGCCGGATGTTTGTACGGCGTATTACCAAACCGACGCCGGCACACGCGGCCAAGCCAACTTGCGTCGTGTCGGTCGGCAACGTGATGGGTACCAAGCGTTCTTGCTGGACGGCCCGCCACTGGCCGGACTTAGCGAATCGATGTCGATTTCCATTCGCGGTTTGGATGATCGCTTGGACGGGTACCGTATCGAAGCGGTCACGCCGCCGGCGGTCAAGCAATTGGACGTACAGATTCGCTATCCCGATTACTTGCGTGGTGACCTGCCCCAGGGCGAACAGGTCATCGACCGTGACACGCCGTATCAGGCAGGGTTGCGAATCCGCGAAGGCAGCCGAGTTCGAGTCACCGCGCATGCAAGTTCGCCGATCGGGGCCATCGACCACCAGGTCACCCAAAGTGGTCAGGTCGTTCCGGGGATTGCACCACGCATCGTCGATGATGCGATGTCGGCCAGCTTGTCGATCGATCATTTCGACGAAGCGACGACGGTCAAATTGGTGCCGATCAGCGATGACGGCATCAGTGCCCAAGCACCGTATCGCTATTTCTTTGGCGTGATCCGAGACCAGCCGCCGGAGGTCTCGTTGAAGCTGCCGGGGATCGGGTCCGCCGTGACACCCATCGCTCGGTTGCCGATCGCTGTCCAGGCGACAGACGATTATGGGATCGACCAAAGCACCGTCGACTTGGTCGTGTCGTCGCCCGAAGCGTCGGGGACACCGAACGAACCGCTTTCCGTTTTCCGGCCCACGCCGGATCGCGACGGACGCAGCGAAGGCGCGATTGATTTGCGTGATCTGGCCGACCAGGGAACGATCGAAACGCTGCAACCGGGCGGATCGATCAGCGTGTATGCCGAGGCGACCGACGCATACGATCTGGATGGCCGTCACGTGTCACAAAGCGAGATGTTTCGCTTACAGATCGTCACCCCGGAAGATTTGTTGGCACTGTTGGAGCGGCGTGAACTGGGGCTTCGGGCACGGTTGGAACAAACGATCGACGAAACCCAAACGCTTCGCGACGGTTTAGCACGACTGGAAATGCCAGGCGAACCGGTGTCCGGCACGTCCGAGGATTCCGACGAACAGGCTTCGCCGGATCGTCAACGGCAGATATTGCGGCTTCGTATCCAACAAGCGGCATTGCAAGCGTCCAAGAGCAGCGAGGAACTAAATGGTATCGTCGCGGCCCTGGGCGATCTGCTAGAAGAAATGGTGAACAACCGTGTCGATTCGGTCGACCGGCGGGAACGTATCGGCCAATCCGTCCGCGATCCACTGCGGTCGGTGGTGGACAACGAAATGCAACGTCTGTCGGCTCGAATCGCCGAATTGATGTTGGCCGCCGAAGCGAAAGACGACGCGGCCGACGCCCCCAACTCGAACAACGAAACCACCCAACCAGAAGGTTCTGACGACGCCGCGGCTGACAGCATCGCGGGATCGGGCCCGTCCGGCCGGCAAGCCGTCCAGGCACGTCAGGCGGCGGTCCTGGCCGCGGACCAGGCTTTGTTGCAGCTTTCTGCGATTTTGGAAAAGATGCTTGACCTGGAAAGCTACAATGAAATTCTGGACATGGTTCGCGGTCTGATTGACGACCAGGAACAACTGCTGGAAGAAACCAAGGAACAGCAAAAAGCGCGAATCAAGAGCTTCTTCGACTGATGGATGCCTGAATTTGAGCGATGAAACACCGTCCCAGCATGGGACCAGCCCGATGACGGTCGGCCGGACTGGCGGATCACGGGCTGAACGTTCCTTCGCAGTTTTTGGTCGTCGGTCAGCTTTGGTGGCTTCGGGCGACAACGCTTCTTGCGGCTTCCGACTTCACGGCATCCGCTTCTCCTTAATCTGTCTGTTGTTGACGGTGCTGGTCCCCACGCTGGGATCGTTTGCAAGGGCCGACGATGCGACCGAAGCTCTTTCGGCACGTCAAATCAGTCTGGCGACGCGATTTCAAAAACTGGAAGCGTTGTTGTTGCGTCTGGCCGACATGGAGGCCGCGGAGAACCCCGAGCGTGCATCGCTGTTGAAACGGGCCGCCAAACAGTCGCGCGATCGGTTCGTGTTGACCAAGCTGCAAGACGCCGCATCGTCACTGGACAAACAGCGTTTCCAAGACGCCGTCGATCAACAGGAAACGGCCACCAAGGAATTGGCCGCGTTGTTGAAGTTGTTGCTGACCGAAGATCGCAGCAAGCGTATCCGTGACGAAAAACAACGCATCGCCAAAGTCATTCGGGAACTCAAACGCGTCGAACGTTCGCAGCGCAGCACTCGTGCCCGCACTGAAAACGGCGCCGACACCGATCAACTGAAGCGCGAGCAAGAATCGCTTAGCGAGCGTGCCGAATCGTTGTCCGATGACCTGGACGACGGCGAATCGGAATCATCCGAACCGTCGGATGAATCGAACGATGAATCATCGCCGCAATCCGAAGACGCTGATTCTAAAGACTCTGAATCCGACGAATCTGACGGCGAACAGGGCGATGCACCGGAGCCGGATGAATCAGACGCCAAGGATCCGAAAGATGGATCCGAATCGGACACGGGCGACAAACAGGAGCCGCAAGATTCGTCCGCCGAATCATCCGAATCGTCACCCTCGGAATCGTCGCCGAAATCGGAACAAGATTCACAGCCCTCGCAATCTCAGTCTCAAGAATCTCAGTCTCAGCAATCGGAATCCCAGCCGTCGGACTCGCAGCAGTCCGAATCCCAGCAATCGGAATCCTCGGATTCCCAGCCGTCTGGGCCCCAGCCGCCGCAATCGCCACAAGCCAAAGCGAACGATCAGCTGCAGCAGGCCATCGAAAAGATGCGTCAGGCCGAAAAGGACCTGGAAGAAGCCAAGCGTGACGACGCGGTCGAAAAGCAACGCGAAGCGGAAAAACAGCTTCGCCAAGCGATCGATCAGCTGGAACAAATCCTGCGCCAGCTGCGTGAAGAGGAGATGCAGCGGGAATTGGCCAAACTGGAAGCTAGGCTTCGTCAAATGGCGGCGATGCAATCCAAGATCTTGGACGACACCACGGCGCTGTCCCAAACGCCCAAAGCACAGCGGAACCGTCAGACCGATTTGAAGGCGGGGGATTTAGCGTTCGAGGAGAAAAAAGTGACCTTGGACGCGGATCGCGCGATGCTGTTGTTGCGCGAGGAAGGATCAAGTGTCGCGTTCCCCGAAGTGATTTCGCAAATTCGTGACGACACCGTGGTGATCGCCCAGCGGTTGTCGCAAACCAAGATCGATGGCGTGACCAAGGGGATGCAGGAAGACGTCTTGGCCGCGTTGGAGGAAATGATTGCGGCGTTACAGAAAGCTCAAAACGATCTGGAAAAGAAGAAACAACAGAACCAGCAACCGCAACAACCCGGACAACCGGGCGAAGAACCGCTGGTCCAGGCACTGGCGGAACTAAAATTGATCCGAACGATTCAAACACGCATACAATCCACCACGCGGCGATACTCGGGACTGATCCAGACGGGCGAAACGACGTCGGAGGAAGTCCAACCGTTGCTGCAAGATTTGGCCGAACGCCAGAGTCGGCTGTACCGAATCACTCGTGATTTGGCCCTGGAACGCAACCAGTAAACGCCCCATCGTTGGACGCAAATTCGAAAGGATTCGCGAAATTCGACGGGCGGTGTCCCAGGTCAAACAACGATTTTGTTAGTTAGACACGATTTGCCTTTGCGGATGGATGCGGGGGCAGGTCGGAGTGGAACGGTCGAGGAAAGACGATGATGAAGTCGGATCGAAAGCTTGGTGCCACCCGAATGCTTGGTGCCACCCCATTCGGTGCCCGCCCCCGCACCAGCGGACACGCGGATTGTCCAGACTTTCGGTCTTCCGTCCTTTGCCCAAAATCTTCTGAATCAGTCGCTTCCCAATTTTCTTTCGCCGCCGCGACCAAGCCCCGCAACACATCGGCTCGACTCACTTCGTCTTTGATCATCGGTTTCCTGACTTTGGCGGCGGTTGCCGTTGGCCCAATCGGCACCCCGGCGACCGCGTCCGACGCGCTGAAGAAACAAAGCACCTGGCAAACCTTGTCGGCCGACCAGTGGGCGACTCGCTTACGTTCGGATTTGGACAGCCTGGGCGTTTCGCCCGATGTCATCGACCAAGCGTCCGATCAATTTCTGCACGCCGTGCAAACCGAAGACGTGGATCCGCTGGATGCGTTTGTCGAACTGGCGGCGGGGATCGATCGATCGATGGCGGACTTGGTGGATCTTTCGCGCCAAGACTTGACGGCCGCGGCGGGAAGCATCGACCCCAGCGGACCAAATTACGCCGCGTTGAATTCGTTGCCCGAATCGACTCGTGACGCCGTGCGGATTTGGATGGGGCGTGAACTGACCCAGCAGCGACTGTACGACGAAGCGTTGCCCGTCATCGCGGAAGTCGACGCGATATCGTCGGTCGCGCCCGCCAGTTTGTTGTTCTACCGTGGCGTGTGTTACCACGCGCTGTTGATGAAGACCGAAGCGCTCGCGGATTTGCGACGGCTGATGGAAAACCCCGATGACGCGCCACAGCGGTTCGTCAAAACGGCGCAGTTGATGGTCGCCGACATCCGGCCGATGAAACCGGATTCGTTGGACGAAATTTCGCGCATGATGACCGACGTTCAGCGGCGGTTGGATCTGGGGCGTGCCAACGAAGAAGTGGAGCAACGCGAACAACAGATCATCGACAAACTGACGAAGATGATCGACAAGATCGAAGAACAACAACAGCAGCAACAACAGGCCGCGTCGGCCGGTTCCAGTGGTTCGTCTGGTGGAAAGCCCGGCGGCGGGATGGCCGACAGCATGGCGGATGGCAACCCGCTTGGCAAAGGCGATGTGGATCGCAAGGATGTGGATCAGGGACCGGCTTGGGGAAACCTGCCGCCGGCCGAACGACACGAAGCCATTCAACAGATCAGCCGTGACTTGCCGACTCATTACCGCGACGCCATCGAAGCCTATTTCCGCAAGATGGCGACCGACCAAGGCTGATCTTTCACGGCAATCAACGGCGGCTTTGAATCGATCTTTCAGGGCTCCGGCGCCATGACGCGGTGCCTGGTTACGGGGTGTGGCGGTTTTCTGGGCGCCGAAATCGTCCGCCAGTTGTTACGGCGGGGTGACGAAGTCATCGGTGTTTCGCGTCGCGAGTATCCCGATTTGGTCGACGCCGGGATGACGCATCGGCGTGGGGATCTGTCCGATCGCGACTGGACCATGCGGCACGTACGCGATGTCGACGTGGTCGTGCACACCGCGGCGATCGCCGGCGTCTGGGGCGCCATGCCGCCATACTTGCGGAACAATGTGCTGACCACGCGGCACATCATCGACGCTTGTCACCGTCACTCGATCGGCCGATTGGTGTACACCAGCAGCCCCAGTGTGACGTTCGACGGCCAGGACCAAAGCGGCGTCGATGAGTCGGTGCCGTATCCGACCAAGTGGATGTGCAATTACCCGCGATCCAAAGCGATGGCCGAAGCGATGGTGATCCAAGCGGACGACGCGTCGCGGCTGCGGACGTGTTCGCTGCGTCCGCACTTGATTTGGGGCGACGGCGACCCGCACCTGTTGCCACGGCTGATCGACCGGGCCGCCAAAGGACGGCTGGCGATCATCGGCGATGGCAACAACCGGATCGACATGGTGCACGTAGTCAACGCGGCTGATGCCCATGTGTGTGCCATCGACGCACTGCAAACGTCGCCGGATCGTGCCGCCGGACGCAGTTATTTTATCGGCCAAAACGAACCGGTTGATTGCTGGCCTTGGATCACGCGTCTGTGCGAAACCGCGGGGGTCAAGCCGCCGAGCCGCCAAGTCAGTCTGCGGACGGCCCGAATGATCGGAACGATGTTGGAGGCCGCCTATCATCTGACCGCACGATCGGGCGAACCGCCGATGACTCGGTTCGTCGCGGCACAGCTGGCCCGGGATCACTATTTTGACGGCACCGCGGCGACCGAACGTTTGGGGTACCAGCCATTGTTGACGATGCAGCAAGGGCTGGACGCCACCGCCGATTACCTGCGGACGCTGGGCGACCGGACGGTATCGGGCAAATAACATCGGGCAAATATGCGACATCGGGCTGCCGACCCAACGGGCGATGCGATCCGCCGGATCAAGGCTGCGGACGCCCGGTCGCGAAACCACGGGCGATTTGCTTGGCGGTGACGTTTGTGGCGGTTGATTGTGGGGACGAAAAGCCGGGCGGTCGTGACGATTCGCATGGGGGGCGGGGCCGCAACGCTGCGGGACTTCGGCCACCGGGATGTTGTCAATCTGCGTTGCGAACGCTAGTTTTTTGTGATTGTCGCCCTCGCCGGACCCACCGGCCGCCTGACGCCGCCGGATCATTCGTCCGGCCCGGCTTTGTGCCCCCTTCTGACGGCTCGATTGGTCGAGCCCCTTTGCTGCTGTGATCGCACCCAACCGCGCCTCCAAATTGCCCGACGATCAACGAATCGTCATCACCGGTATCGGCCTGACTGCGCCCAATGGGAACGATTGGGAAAGCATGCGGGAATCG belongs to Crateriforma spongiae and includes:
- a CDS encoding VWA domain-containing protein; amino-acid sequence: MIGQLADRSEVVYEFMRARSLDGWWIWAVVVLGVVALLTLCVRFYRRDVVEISRPVGWTLMLLRVTAVIALVFFFFDLQRRTQRVVTRPSEVVVMVDTSQSMSLAGGIDPGSPSRVQLAESLLDDSPLLTQMRDEHRVSVYGFDAESEPTLWMSTATADQSSDTDSAAQPQPANGDETISATARRIAWFGGFAIAVGLLLALISLAIGATGRGQSVGWFLVTSASCLLIGGVSLGSVYCVQSPASLASILGLSGPSDADDTTEEPESTEDPSQGPSGVADWQTQVAAVGSESRIGDAIRTVLTDHEPSTLAGIVVMTDGQNNGGVDLGSATALARRAGVSVYPVGLGSSRPATNVRVVDLDAPKRVYPGDKFAVSAVLQGSGARPIEVEVQLLDGLDQTAGSDGNASTDGGDTAVDLPPNVIDSRRVTLPVDGTLSGLRFEMEPESVGRRRVAVRIVAPEGDTNVRDDAQAARYEVVSRKLRVMAVAGGPTREYRFVRNLLYRDNSVELDVWLQTGQPGMSQDADLVLTDFPETPEDLFEYDAIIMFDPDWRSFNAESLQLIERWLAEQAGGLILVAGPVYHPLFFRGRTDPRISTVRGFFPVDLATRGALLGGGRQGGDDAWPLDFTPDAQRAEFLWIDQDPTSSFQIWDEFDGVYDFVGVKGLKPGAKAYSRFSDPTTRVGDELPVFMASQFYGSGRTYFQASGEMWRLRQASDAYFDRYYTQLIRWASEGRLLRDSNRGVLLVDNSKAMVGDTIAIRAVLTDDQFEPLQVPKVPVKVLTPGGTVMDLDLTPTPGQPRPGTYGGRLIVREAGGYEIRLTLGDALAEQVLRQSVQVRLPTVELERPRRNDDALTSLADLTAGRFFPLDDPASTNTVADELVRVIRPQPQTTVLPGNTDQDFTRRRNAALMWLIATFLTFEWVTRRLHRLA
- a CDS encoding polyketide synthase, which translates into the protein MSSASSLDPKLASLIDQLRSRIRRYVAWDALLAALVIVLAGFWIGLALDYLPVKLGGTEMPRSARMLLLIAIAALLLFVVSRLLIGRLTRPLPDDSLALLIERKHPSLGGRLVTAVQLTRPGRQGDSHDDRLLGRVHREAVTGADDVDLGSVFQWRPLLRKIGVLLPLALAALLLLVISPQTAWTAASRLMLFSDQPWPRRASLEMVGVELPRITAGEQDDAEPLFVEFDGTTVRLPRGSDPVLRIRAKADDDAIVPDVCTAYYQTDAGTRGQANLRRVGRQRDGYQAFLLDGPPLAGLSESMSISIRGLDDRLDGYRIEAVTPPAVKQLDVQIRYPDYLRGDLPQGEQVIDRDTPYQAGLRIREGSRVRVTAHASSPIGAIDHQVTQSGQVVPGIAPRIVDDAMSASLSIDHFDEATTVKLVPISDDGISAQAPYRYFFGVIRDQPPEVSLKLPGIGSAVTPIARLPIAVQATDDYGIDQSTVDLVVSSPEASGTPNEPLSVFRPTPDRDGRSEGAIDLRDLADQGTIETLQPGGSISVYAEATDAYDLDGRHVSQSEMFRLQIVTPEDLLALLERRELGLRARLEQTIDETQTLRDGLARLEMPGEPVSGTSEDSDEQASPDRQRQILRLRIQQAALQASKSSEELNGIVAALGDLLEEMVNNRVDSVDRRERIGQSVRDPLRSVVDNEMQRLSARIAELMLAAEAKDDAADAPNSNNETTQPEGSDDAAADSIAGSGPSGRQAVQARQAAVLAADQALLQLSAILEKMLDLESYNEILDMVRGLIDDQEQLLEETKEQQKARIKSFFD
- a CDS encoding NAD-dependent epimerase/dehydratase family protein yields the protein MTRCLVTGCGGFLGAEIVRQLLRRGDEVIGVSRREYPDLVDAGMTHRRGDLSDRDWTMRHVRDVDVVVHTAAIAGVWGAMPPYLRNNVLTTRHIIDACHRHSIGRLVYTSSPSVTFDGQDQSGVDESVPYPTKWMCNYPRSKAMAEAMVIQADDASRLRTCSLRPHLIWGDGDPHLLPRLIDRAAKGRLAIIGDGNNRIDMVHVVNAADAHVCAIDALQTSPDRAAGRSYFIGQNEPVDCWPWITRLCETAGVKPPSRQVSLRTARMIGTMLEAAYHLTARSGEPPMTRFVAAQLARDHYFDGTAATERLGYQPLLTMQQGLDATADYLRTLGDRTVSGK